AGCCTGTGGGGCGCGTGGTTCCTGCTGCTGCTGGCCCTCGTCCTCTGGTACAAGCCGTTCATGCTCGAGGGCGTGGGCTTGATGCTGGCCAACGTCGTGATGGGTGTCGTAGCGCCAGTGCTCTGGGAGCGCTTGGCACCGTATCAGCGGCACCGGCTGCTGGTATTTCTGGATCCGTCCATCGACCCGCGCCGCTCCGGCTGGCACGTGATCCAGTCCCAGGTGGCGATCGGATCGGGTGGCTGGTTAGGCAAGGGCTTTCTGATGGGCACGCAGAAGCGTCTCGCGTTCCTGCCCGAGCAGCACACGGACTTCATATTCGCGGTGTTAGGCGAAGAGCTGGGCTTCATCGGCGTGACGGTGGCGCTGATGCTGTTCCTGTTCCTGCTGCTGCGCGCCGTGCGCGTGGCCGAGCGCGCCAACGACTCGTTCAGCAGCCTGGTCGCCATGGGGCTCGCGTCGAGCTGGCTCGTACACATCATCGTGAACGTCGGCATGACGCTCAACCTCATGCCGATCACGGGCATTCCGCTGCCGTTCTTCTCCTACGGCGGGTCGTTCATGCTCGCGTGCTGGCTGGCGATCGGGCTCCTGTCCCGCATCTCGAGCGAGGGCCGGGGCGCGAGGGTGGGAGAGCTGGCGATCTAACGGAAGCGCGCGCTCGCGCGCTCCTCAGGCTTTCATCGCGTCCGCGGCGCTGACGTCGAGCGCTCGCTTGGCCGGCAGCATCGCGGCGGCCGCCGCCACGATCACCAGCAGCGCCGCCGTGCCGGCGAGCGTGATCGGATCGATCGCGGGCACGTCGACGAGCATCGACCGAATGGCGCGCCCAACGCCGGCCGTTGCGATGAGCCCGATGGCGATCCCGACGACGGCCACGCGCATCGCTTCCGCCATGACCAGCAGCATCACCGCCTGGTCGCCCGCGCCGAGCGCCTTCCTCACGCCGATCTCGAAACCGCGCTGCTCGACGCCGTAGGAGACGACGCCGTACGTCCCGACGCCGGCGAGTACTAACGCAAGCACCGCGAACCCGGCCAGAAGCGCGGTCGTGAATCGCCGGCTCGACACGGAGGTCGCGACCACCTCGTCGAGCGTCCGCACCTCGGAGAGCGGCGCGCCCGCGTCGAGCGAATGGAGAATCGCCCGAACCGCTGCGGCCTTGGCGCCGGGGTCGTGGTCGACGCGTATGACCAGCTTCATCTGGCGGGGCTGTGCATAGGCGCTGATGCCGCTCTGCGCATAGGGAAAGAACATCGTCGCTTCCGGCGCGTCGTCGAAGCCGCGAGAGCGGAAGTCGCCTGCCACGCCAACCACGGTCATGTCCGGCGAGTCGCCGCCGAGGCGGAAGCGTTTGCCTAACGGATCCTGTGCCGGCCAGGTGGCGTCGGCGAAACCGCGGCTCACGATTGCGACCAGCAGCGAACCCGGCCGGTCGGCGTCGGTGAACGAGCGTCCCGCGAGCACGGGAATGCCCATCGCCGCGAGCGCGCCCGGCGTGATCTGCTGCGGCACGGCATCGGGCCAGCGCGTGGTGCTGTAGTCCGTGCCTTCGGCACGATAGCCCCAGAGGCCACCGGCATCTACCACGGGCAGCCACCCGACGGCGCCGACGTCGCGGACACCAGGCAGCACCCGGATGCGCTTCACCAACTCGTCGAAGAACACTGCCGCGTGCGCGTCGTCATAGTCGGTGCGCAAAATCGAGACGCCGGCGGTGAGAACGTTGTGCGGGTCGAAGCCGAGCCGGTGCGACTGGAGGTTCCACAAACTGCGCAAGAGCATCCCGGCGCCGCCCACGGCCACCACCGCCAACGCGACCTCGGCCATCACCAGCACACGCCTAACTGAACGTCCGCCGGCGTGCGCTCCGACCACGCGGCCCGCATCCTTGAGCACCTCGCCGGCCGGCACGCGGGACGCGCGCAGCGCCGGCAGCACGCCGGTGACCAGCGCCGTGACGCACGCGACGACGCCCGTGAACGCCACCACCCTCCAGTCGATGGCGATCGCGTCGAGGCGCGGGATGGTCGATGGAGCGAGCGCACGCAGCCCGCGTCCGCCGGCCCACGCGAGGGCCAGGCCTAACGCAGCACCGCCCAGCGCCACCAGGCTGCTCTCGGCCAGGAGTTGCCGCGTGAGACGCGCCCGCGAGGCGCCGATCGCGCTCCGCAGCGCCATCTCCTTCTGCCGACCTTCGCCGCGCACGAGCAGCAGATTCACGACATTGGCGCACGCGATCATGAGCACGAAGCTCACCGCGCCGAGCAGCGCGAACAGGTACGGTCGCGTCTTGCCGACGAGATCGTCGGACACCGCCGAGAGGTGCGGCACCAGTGGACGCGACGGATCGAAGTTCTGGGGGTTGTCGCGCATGATCCGGTGGGCGATCGCGGCCGCCTCCGCCGCCGCGTGCCCCAGCGTGACTCCAGGCTTGAGCCGCCCGACCATGAAGAGATCGTAGTTGCTGCGATCGGCCAGGCTGTCGGGGTTGAAGTTAGGCAACGGCATCCACACGTCGGTGCGCGCTTCGGGATAGTCGAACCGCCCCGGCATCACGCCCACGATCACGCGGGACACGCCGTCCACGCGAATCGTCCGCCCGATCACGGAGGGATCGGCGCCGAAGCTCCGCCGCCAGAGCCCGTTGCTCAACACCGCAACCTGGGCCGGACGCGGCACGTGCTCGTCGGCCTCGAAGGTCCGGCCGAGCATCGCAGGGATGCCTAACACGCGGAAGAAGCCTTCGCTGGCACGTACCAGGCGGACGCGCTGCGGATTGTCTCCGTTGGTCAGCGTCGCTTCGCTGCGCGTGTACGCCGAGAGGCCCGAGACGGACGTCATCTCGCGCCGATAGTCGAGATAGTCGGGTTCCGACGTGAGCCACTCCGGCGCCTCGTGACCAAACGAGAAAACCTGCTCGGCGTGGGGGTAGGGAAGCGGCCGCAGCAGTATCCCGCTCACCACGCTGAAGATCGCAGCGTTCGCTCCGACACCGAGCGCAATGGTGGCGACGACGATGGTCGTGAACGCCGGTCGGCGCGTGTATGCGCGCGCGCCGTGCCGCAGATCGCGAAGAATCCCGTCCATGAGAAAATCCCGTCAGGGAGATCGTAGATTGGACACGGAAACGCGGGCAAAAATAGTTTGGAAGCCCGACCGGAGGGAAGCGCGCCCGGCTTCCGTACGCGGCCCCGACGGCGCACATTACTCAGATGGTCTGGTTCAGAAAGGAGCGCAAACCCCGGCAGCCGCGGCGGGAAAAGCTCGAAATCCCGGCAGATGCCTGGGAAAAGTGCGAAGCATGCGGTCACACCGACTTGCGGGAGAAGTTCGTCCGCAATCTCAACGTGTGCCCGCAATGCGACTACCACCGGAGTGTCCGCGCCAGCGACTACGTGAACATCCTCATGGATGACGGGTCCTGGGAGGAATTGGACGTCGACTTGAGGTCGGTGGACCCGTTGGCGTTCCCGGACTATCCGGCGCGTCTCAAGAAGGCCCTGGCCAAGGCCGGCGATGGCGACGCAATCGTCACTGTGGGCGGCACCCTGGGCGAGATGCCGATCAACTTGGGGGTGCTCGACTTCGCGTTCATGGGCGGATCCATGGGATCCGTGGTCGGCGAAAAAATCGCGCGGCTCGGGCAGCGCTCGCTCGAGCGCAAGTATCCGCTCGTGCTCGTGTCCGCTTCGGGCGGCGCGCGCATGCAGGAAGGCATCCTGTCGCTCGTGCAGATGGCCAAGACGTCGGCGCTCCTCGCCCAGCTCGCCGAGCGTCGCATTCCATACGTCTCGATTCTCACCAATCCGACCATGGGCGGCGTGAGCGCCAGTTTTGCGATGTTGGGCGACGCGATCATCGCCGAGCCAGGTGCGGTGATCGGGTTCGCCGGTCCGCGCGTGATCAAGCAGACCATCGGTCAGGATCTGCCCGAGGGATTCCAGACCGCCGAGTTCCTGCTCGATCATGGAATGCTCGACGTCGTGTCGCATCGGCGCGATCTCAAGAGCACGGTCGGGCAGTTGTTGCGCCACATGAGCGGTCAGCCGGCGGCGGCAGGGTGGACATCGGCCTGACGACCCCCGCGACGTATCACGAGGCGCTCGCCACACTCTTTGCCCGCGTCAGCGGCGGGTGGAAACTCGGCCTCGACACGACACGCGCGCTCCTCGCTTCTTTAGGCAACCCGCACGACGGGCTGCGCGTGCTGCACGTCGCCGGCACCAACGGCAAAGGCAGTGTGGTGTCCACGCTGGACGCGCTGCTCCGCGCCGAAGGCCTTCGCGTCGGACGATACACGTCGCCGCATCTGGTGGATTTTCGCGAGCGTATCGTCGTGAACGGCGTGCCGATCGGTGAAGATGCCGTGGTCGATTTCATCGCGCGTTGGACGCCCGAAGTCGAGCGGTTGGGCGCGACATTCTTCGAGGCGACGACGTGTATGGCGTTCGAGCACTTCGCGCGTGCGAACGTCGATGTCGCCGTGCTCGAGGTGGGACTCGGCGGCCGGCTGGATGCGACTAACGTCGTAACGCCCGACGCCGCCGGCATCACGTCGATAGGGCTCGACCATCAGCAGTATCTGGGCGACACGACCGAAGCCATCGCCATCGAGAAGGCCGGCATCTTCAAGCCCGGCGTGCCGGCGGTGATCGGCGAGGCGGATCCGGCGATTCGCGCGCAGCTCGCGGCGCTCGCACGCGCCGCAGGCGCAACGCGCGCGTTGGTGATCCACGATGAGTGGACGCTCGATGCGATCGATGTCGATGCCGGCGGCACGTCGTTCACGCTCGGCGCGCACGGAACAGAGCGCCGCTTGCGCACGCCGCTCGTTGGGCGATACCAGGCATCGAATACGGCCACCGCGATCGCAATGCTCGAGTTGGCGGGAGGACGCTACGCCGATGCTGCCGCGCGCGCGGAAATGACGCTTGCCAACGTCGCCATTCCCGGGCGGTTTCAGTGGTGCGGCGGCGTGATCTTCGATGTCGCGCACAATCCGGCCGGGACAACGGTGCTGTGCGACACGCTGGCGACGCTCACGCCGCCGCGCCCGCTCGTGTGTCTTCTCACCGTGCTGCGCGACAAAGACTGGCGCAGCATGATGGCCACGCTCGCTTCGCACGTCGATCGGTTCGTGCTCACCGCGCCGCCGAGCGTTCCGTCAGACCGCGCGTGGGTGTTGTCGGACGCTGTCGACTTCGCGCATGCCCATGGGTGGTCGGCTGTCGCAGACGCGGATTTCGATCGTGCGCTGGACGTCGCGCGCGCCGGCGCGGCGACGACGCTCGTCACCGGTTCATTCCATACGGTGGGCGATGCAATGGCGCGCTTGCAGGTGTCTCCGTTCGCCGGATAAATTGCATGGATGGTCTCAGGTGCACTGCCCGGATTCCGCGACTTCTATCCCGCCGAGCTCGCGGAACGCACGCACATTTTTGCGACGTGGCGTGAGGTAGCGCACCGGTTCGGGTTCGTCGAATATGACGGGCCGCCGCTCGAACCGCTCGAGTTGTACACGAAGAAGAGCGGCGACGAGATCGTGGGCCAGTTGTACAACTTTGTCGACAAAGGTGATCGTGCGATCGCGCTGCGACCGGAGATGACGCCGACGCTGGCGCGGATGGTGGCCGCGCGGGCGAACGCGCTCCGCAAGCCGGTGCGCTGGTTTTCGATTCCGCAGCTGTTTCGGTACGAGCGTGCGCAGCGCGGGCGGTTGCGCGAGCACTTTCAGTTGAACATGGACATCGTTGGCGAGTCGGATGTCACGGGCGACGCCGAGCTGCTCGCGGCCGCCATCGAGATCATGCGGCTGTTGGGCCTGGGGCCCGACGACGTGCGTGCACGGGTGAGCGATCGCCGGATCCTGCACGGCTACTTGCTGGCGAAGGACGTTCCCGACGTTGCCATGCCAGGCGTCCTAGCAGTGCTCGACAAGTTTGATCGCCAGCCACAGGAGGTATCCGAAGCGAAGCTCGGTGCTCTGGGGTTAGACAAAAGAGCGGTGAGTACGGTGATGGAAATTCCCAGGCACCACAGCCTCACCTCGATTAAAGCGCTTGCTGTGCCGGAAAACGAGCGGGCCGTCGCCGAATTCTTTCGGTATGCAGAATATCTCGAGGCGCTTGGGTGCAGCGAATACTTCCAGCCGGATCTATCCGTCGTTCGCGGCCTGGCGTATTACACGGGGATCGTGTTCGAGTTGTTCGACGCGAAAGGCGAGTTGCGCGCGATCTGCGGCGGCGGCCGCTACGACAATCTGCTCAAGCAGAGCGGGGGGCCGGATCTGCCTGCGTTAGGCTTTGGCATGGGCGACGTCGTGTTGGGCGAGCTGCTCCGCGCCAGGACCTTGATGCCGGCGCAGGCGGCCGGCCTCGACGTCTGGGTGGCGTTCGGCGAGTCGGCCGGGGTCAGCGACGCCATGCGCGTGTCGTCGCGGCTCCGCGCCCGTGGGTTGAGCGTCGAGTATGCGTTAGGCGGCCAGCAGTTGTCGCGCCAGCTCAAGGCGGCCGCCGCGGCGGGCGCGCGCGAGGCGGTCATCCTCGGCGCGCCCGACGTTGCGCCCGATGAGGCGACCGTCCGCCGGTTGGATGACGGGCACGAGCGCCGCGTCCGCCTCGATGAATGGATCGACGAAGCCGGGCCGGCTGCCGCGGCCCGTTCAACAACACACTCCTAATGTCCGACGAGAAGAAGCTCACGCCCCGCGCCGAGGACTTCAGCGCCTGGTACAACGACGTCGTCCTCCGGGCCGAGCTCGCCGATTACTCGCCGGTGCGCGGCTGCATGGTGATCCGCCCCGACGGCTACGGCATTTGGGAGCGCATGCAGCGCGCCCTCGATGACATGTTCAAGGCGACGGGACACCGCAACGCGTACTTTCCGCTCTTCATCCCCGAGAGCTATCTCCGCCGCGAAGCCGAACACGTGGAAGGCTTCGCCCCCGAGACGGCCGTCGTCACGCGCGGCGGCGGGAAGGAGCTCGAGGAGCCGCTGGTCGTTCGCCCAACGTCCGAGACCATCATTTACGCGATGTTCGCGAAGTGGGTGCAGAGCTATCGCGATCTGCCCCTGCTCATCAACCAGTGGGCAAACGTGGTGCGCTGGGAGATGCGGACGCGGCTCTTCCTGCGCACGCTCGAGTTCCTGTGGCAGGAAGGGCACACCGCGCACGCCACGCACGACGAAGCAGAGGCCGAGGCGCGTCAGATGTTAGGCGTGTACCGGCAGTTCATGGAGTCGTTCATGGCCATGCCGGTGGTCACCGGGCGCAAGACGGACGCCGAGCGATTTGCCGGCGCGCTGCGCACGTACTCCTGCGAAGCGATGATGCAGGACAACAAAGCGCTGCAAGCCGGCACGTCGCACAACCTCGGCCAGAATTTCGCGAAGGTGTTCGACCTCAAGTTCCAGACGGAGAGCGGGGGCACCGACTTCGCATGGAACACGAGCTGGGGCGCTTCGACGCGACTGGTCGGTGGCCTGGTGATGACCCACGGCGATGATTCCGGGCTGCGCGTGCCTCCGCGCCTTGCGCCCACCGAGGCGGTGGTCGTTCCCATCTGGCGCACCGATGAAGAGAAAGCGCGCGTGCTCGACGCCGCTCATGCCGTACGCGCCGATCTCGCGGGTCGCGTGCGCGTCCACGTCGACGCGCGCGACACGATGAAACCCGGCGCCAAATACTACGAGTGGGAGCTGCGCGGCGTACCCGTACGCATCGAGCTCGGCCCCCGCGATCTGGACAAGTCGCAGGCGGTGGTCGTGCGGCGCGACACGCGAGCCAAGCAGCCGGTTGCGTTAGGCGGCTTGGCCGCCGAGCTCGTGACGCTGCTGGTCACGATCCAGGATGACATGCTTGCCGCCGCGCGCACGCGCCGTGAAGAGCACAGCGTCCGCGGCCGTATCACGTACGATGCGTTCCGGCAGCGCATGGAAGGCGACGGCGCGTTCGTGTATGCCGGATGGTGCGGCGACGGCGCGTGCGAAGCCGCGATCAAGGAGGAAACGAAAGCCACGATCCGTGTGCTGCCCGACGAAGAGTTTCGTTCGCCGGAAGCGCCTCCCACGTGTCTCAAGTGCGGCCGTCCCTCCACCGGCGAGGCGCTGTGGGCGAGAGCGTATTGACCGCTGGCTTTGCTCCAGCCGACGGCGCGTTGGCGTGCGAGGGCGTGTCGCTCGAGACCATCGCGCACGAGGTAGGCACGCCGGTGTTCATCTACAGCGCCGGCGCGATCCGCGATGCGTACACGAGGCTCGATCGCGTGCTCGCGCCGGTGCCGCACCGGCTGCACTACAGCGTGAAGGCCAACTCGAGCCTCGCCGTGCTGGCGCTGATGCACTCGTTAGGCGCGGGGGTCGACATCGTCTCCGGCGGCGAGCTCTATCGTGCGCGCCTCGCCGGCCTCGCGGGACCGGACATCGTCTTCAGCGGTGTCGGCAAGACGGAGCACGAGCTTCGCGAGGCGCTCGCGGCCGGCATTCTGCTCTTCAACATCGAGTCGGAGGGCGAGCTGCGGCTGCTCGATCGCGTCGCCGGCGACATGCGGCTCACGGCGCCCGTCGCGCTCCGTGTGAATCCCGAAGTCTCCGTCGACACCCCGCACCATTACACGCGCACCGGCGAGCGCGGCGACAAGTTCGGCGTGCCCTATGGTGATGCGCTCGCCGTCGGCCGTCTCGCCTTCACGCTGCCGCATACCCGCCTGCTCGGCCTCGACATGCACATCGGGTCGCAGGTGTCGAGCGTCGATCCGTACCGCGATGGCATGCTGCGCCTGCTCGAGCTGGTGGACGACCTGCGCGCGGCGGGCGCGCCCGACTTGCGCTATCTGGACATCGGCGGCGGGCTGGCGGTGACGTACGACGCCGAAGACCCGATCGACCTCGACGCGTACGCGGCGGCCGTATTGCCTAACGCGGCGGCGGCGGCGCTCAAGCTCCTCGTCGAGCCGGGGCGCTATCTGGTGGGCAACGCGGGCGTGCTGTTGACGCGCGTGTTGTACCGCAAGGAAGGCGGCGGACGCGAGTTCGTGATCACCGACGCCGGCATGAACGACCTGCTGCGCCCGTCGCACTACAACGCCTACCACCGCATCGATTCCGTGCGGCCGCGGGGCGGACGCACGCGCGCCGACATCGTCGGCCCCGTGTGCGAGAGCGGCGACTTCTTTGCGTTAGGCAGGGAGGTGGACGACGTGCGGCCGGGCGACCTCCTGGCCATCCGGTCGGCGGGCGCGTACGGGTTCGCGATGTCGTCCAATTACAACTCCCGGCCGCGTGCCGCCGAGGTGATGGTGGATGGCGACCGGTTCGCGGTGATCACGGCACGGGAGCAGTACGAGGACCTGGTTCGGCGCGAGACGGTCCACCCGACGTGGAGGACAGCGTGATGCTCGTGGGCGTGCTGGCGGATACACACGATCGCCTGCCGGCGATCGCCGAGTTTACCAAGCGGTTCCGCGAGGCCGGTGTGGGCCTCGTGCTCCATGCCGGCGACTTCTGCGCCTCGTGGTCGTTGCGTCCCATCATCGCCGCCAACCTCGCGTTGGCGGGCGTGTACGGCCGCAACGACGGAGACCGCGAAGGCCTGCGCGCCGAAGCGGCCAAGGGCATGGGCACCGAGATCTACGAGGGACCGCACAGCGTCGAGGTGAACGGCGCGCGCATCTTGCTCGTGCACGACATCGGCGACGTGAGCGACCGCTCGGTGAGCGGACATTCCGTGGTGATCCACGGGTACACCCACAAGTGCCGCCGCGAGGTGACGGGAGACACGCTGCTGCTCAACCCGGGCGAAGCGTGCGGCTGGTTGTACGGTACGCCCGGCGCCGCGCTCCTCGACTTGGACACCAAAGAGGTCACGTTCATCACGCTCGAGGGCGAGCAGTGGCGCTGGTGACCGTTTCCGTTAGGCCATGACGCAGCCCGGCGCATCGCGCATTCTCGTTCTCGATTACGGGTCGCAGTTCACGCAGCTCATAGCGCGGCGCATTCGCGAAGCGCGCGTCTACTGCGAGATCCATCCGCCGACGCGCACGATCGACTGGATCCGGGACTGGCATCCGACCGGCATCATCCTGAGCGGGGGGCCGGCCTCGGTGTACGGCGACGACGTGCCGACCGCCGACCCCGCGCTCCTCGAGATCGCGCCGGTCCTCGGTATCTGCTACGGGATGATGCTCATCGCCCAACTGGAGGGCGGCAGCGTGTCGCGGGCCGGCCGGCGAGAATACGGTCGCGCCGAGCTCGAGATTCTCGAGCCCGAAGGCGTGTTCGCGGGATTCGCGCGCGGCGAGGAGATCACGGTATGGGCGAGCCACGGCGACTACGTGGAAACCCCGCCGCCTGGTTTCGAAGTGATCGCGCGCAGCGCGAACGCACCGATCGCCGGTATTCGTCATAGGTCCCGTCCGATCTCGGGTGTGTTGTTCCACCCCGAAGTGCAGCACACGCCGCGCGGTGGCGAGATCATCGCGAACTTCCTCTTCAATGTCTGCAAGGCCGAGCCGGGTTGGACGACCGGCGCATTCATCGAGGAAGAAGTGGCGCGGATCCGCGACCGCGTCGGCTCGGCGCGGGCGATCTGCGGGCTCTCGGGCGGCGTCGATTCGTCGGTGGCGGCGGCGCTCGTGCACCGCGCGATCGGCGACCGGCTCACGTGCATCTTCGTCGATCACGGTCTGTTGCGCCTGCACGAGCGGGAGCAGGTGGAGCGTACGTTCCGCGCGAACCTGGGCATCGACCTGGTGACGGTGGACGCCGCCGACAGATTCCTAACGGAGCTGTCGGGCGTCGACGACCCGGAGGAGAAGCGGCGGCGCATCGGTCACACGTTCATCGACGTGTTCGAGGACGCCGCGGCGCAGGTGGGCACAGGCGTGGAGTTCCTGGTGCAGGGCACGCTCTACCCCGATGTGATCGAATCCATCTCGCCGCGCGGCGGTCCATCGGTGACGATCAAAACGCACCACAACGTGGGCGGCCTCAAGCCGGGGATGTCGTTCAAGCTGATCGAGCCGCTGCGCGAGTTGTTCAAGGACGAGGTGCGCCAGGTGGGCAGGGAGTTAGGCCTGCCGGAAGAAATGGTTGGGCGGCACCCCTTCCCGGGCCCGGGCCTCGCCATCCGGATCTTGAGCGATGTCACGCGCCAGAAGCTCGAGGTGCTCCGTAAGGCAGACGCGATCTACCTCGAGGGAATTCGCGAAGCCGGACTCTACGACGACATCTGGCAAGCGTTCGCCGTGCTCCTGCCCGTGCGCAGCGTGGGTGTAATGGGCGATGCGCGCACGTACGACAACGCCGTCGCGCTCCGGGCGGTGACGAGCTCCGATGGTATGACAGCCGACTGGTTCCCGTTCCCGCCGGACGTGCTGGCCAACATCTCGAGCCGCATCATCAATGAAGTCGATGGCGTGAACCGCGTGGTGTACGACGTGAGCTCGAAACCGCCGGCGACCATCGAATGGGAATGAGCGGAACCGCCGGCGACGCGTCAGTGGTGATGCCTATCGGCCGAGCACGATATGCGTGGCGTGCTCGGTCGCCTGG
This genomic window from Gemmatimonadaceae bacterium contains:
- the guaA gene encoding glutamine-hydrolyzing GMP synthase, whose protein sequence is MTQPGASRILVLDYGSQFTQLIARRIREARVYCEIHPPTRTIDWIRDWHPTGIILSGGPASVYGDDVPTADPALLEIAPVLGICYGMMLIAQLEGGSVSRAGRREYGRAELEILEPEGVFAGFARGEEITVWASHGDYVETPPPGFEVIARSANAPIAGIRHRSRPISGVLFHPEVQHTPRGGEIIANFLFNVCKAEPGWTTGAFIEEEVARIRDRVGSARAICGLSGGVDSSVAAALVHRAIGDRLTCIFVDHGLLRLHEREQVERTFRANLGIDLVTVDAADRFLTELSGVDDPEEKRRRIGHTFIDVFEDAAAQVGTGVEFLVQGTLYPDVIESISPRGGPSVTIKTHHNVGGLKPGMSFKLIEPLRELFKDEVRQVGRELGLPEEMVGRHPFPGPGLAIRILSDVTRQKLEVLRKADAIYLEGIREAGLYDDIWQAFAVLLPVRSVGVMGDARTYDNAVALRAVTSSDGMTADWFPFPPDVLANISSRIINEVDGVNRVVYDVSSKPPATIEWE